In Nicotiana tabacum cultivar K326 chromosome 11, ASM71507v2, whole genome shotgun sequence, a single window of DNA contains:
- the LOC107819797 gene encoding putative carboxylesterase SOBER1-like, giving the protein MKFIPLLKPLLVLVITFGFTIFCVLLSQPTTNPSSTKSNPMASRSFILWLHGLGDSGPANEPIKTLFTSPQFKNTKWSFPSAPSNPVTCNYGAVMPSWFDIHEIPVTASSPNDESGLLKAVKNVHAMIDKEIDAGTNPNNVFICGFSQGGALTLASVLLYPKTLGGGAVFSGWVPFNSSILEKQTPEAKKTPILWSHGIADRTVLFEAGQAGPPFLERAGMTCEFKAYPGLAHSINNEELKNLESWIKTRLQSNS; this is encoded by the exons ATGAAATTCATTCCACTACTAAAACCCTTACTAGTACTTGTAATCACCTTTGGTTTCACCATTTTCTGTGTGCTACTCTCTCAGCCAACAACAAACCCATCTTCCACCAAATCCAATCCCATGGCTTCTAGAAGTTTTATTCTTTGGCTACATGGGTTGGGTGATTCTGGCCCTGCTAATGAACCAATAAAGACATTGTTCACTTCTCCTCAATTCAAGAACACAAAATGGTCCTTCCCTTCTGCTCCTTCTAACCCAGTTACCTGCAACT ATGGTGCTGTCATGCCGTCATGGTTTGACATTCATGAAATACCAGTGACAGCT AGTTCGCCAAACGATGAGAGTGGTCTGCTCAAAGCGGTTAAGAATGTTCATGCAATGATCGATAAAGAGATCGATGCTGGCACTAATCCTAATAATGTTTTCATATGTGGATTTAGTCAAGgag GTGCCTTAACATTAGCAAGTGTTCTTCTGTACCCAAAAACTCTAGGAGGAGGTGCCGTGTTTAGCGGATGGGTCCCCTTTAATTCTTCTATATTAGAGAAACAAACTCCTGAAGCTAAAAAG ACCCCTATTTTGTGGTCTCATGGTATCGCTGATAGGACTGTACTGTTTGAAGCTGGACAAGCAGGGCCACCTTTTCTGGAGCGAGCTGGTATGACTTGCGAATTCAAG GCTTACCCTGGTCTTGCTCATTCGATAAACAATGAAGAGTTGAAGAACTTGGAATCGTGGATCAAGACTCGTCTTCAAAGCAATTCTTAA